A stretch of Vulpes vulpes isolate BD-2025 chromosome 4, VulVul3, whole genome shotgun sequence DNA encodes these proteins:
- the LOC140598746 gene encoding uncharacterized protein yields the protein MAGLPALAGKPFTPHHALTNSPKRGRLLRGLSVRPSQLQLTSLFLNLSQTFHRHSAFDGFRILSRSYITDNKAFTPADAPPGPTAARNRTPPRKQARLRDARAHVTTSGAHARRARALTPPAAPPPLRGPSAHTSHSRTLHPRPRDEAARFSLGLDSRGPCEPERPRSRAGLRSFSQRRPARRPFNSVGAADAWGPSGLRRVPPPPGTAAPVGPPSHAGPPAAHAPTPLGLTRSSLAAWTRKPGKVSHEGLEAGERRAGGRRRGCTCAEGRERRGGGSRYRLLAAGAGTCRGPGGWPLRAAGRPLLAGPRWRDGSAVRGAQHAERLPQDSPPRCVGPARLGKGEGWRASAASAALRRRPGHALLLGGAGVPPRPERRALRPSRERGAASGERRPGSASPFARGAPRRRLAARSRESSLLSGAAGSAGLKRPRSPPTSPACGPPRLPPTPRC from the exons ATGGCGGGCCTCCCGGCTCTGGCTGGCAAGCCTTTCACTCCCCACCACGCCCTCACAAACTCTCCAAAGAGGGGCCGTCTCCTGCGTGGCCTGTCTGTCCGCCCCTCTCAGCTCCAGCTCACCTCGCTCTTCTTAAATCTGTCCCAGACCTTCCACCGTCACTCAGCCTTCGATGGCTTCAGGATACTGTCACGCTCATACATAACAGATAACAA AGCATTCACCCCGGCAGACGCCCCGCCGGGCCCCACGGCGGCCCGCAACCGCACCCCTCCGAGGAAGCAAGCCCGGCTCAGGGACGCGCGCGCGCACGTCACAACGTCAGGCGCGCACGCACGTCGTGCACGAGCACTCACGCCGCCCGCGGCCCCACCCCCTCTCCGTGGGCCCAGCGCGCACACGTCACACTCGCGCACTCTCCACCCGCGGCCACGCGACGAGGCAGCCCGCTTCTCGCTGGGGCTGGACTCCCGCGGGCCCTGCGAACCCGAGCGCCCACGTTCCCGCGCGGGACTCCGGTCTTTTAGTCAGAGACGGCCCGCCCGCCGTCCCTTCAACTCCGTAGGCGCCGCAGACGCCTGGGGTCCCTCCGGGCTCCGCCGGGTGCCGCCCCCACCCGGCACCGCCGCCCCCGTCGGGCCCCCGAGCCACGCGGGGCCCCCCGCAGCCCACGCCCCCAcgcccctgggcctcacccgcaGCTCCCTCGCCGCGTGGACCCGGAAGCCAGGGAAGGTTTCCCACGAGGGGCTGGAGGCCGGGGAAAGGCGAGCCGGCGGGAGAAGGCGGGGATGCACATGCGCAGAGGGGCGCGAGCGGCGCGGCGGCGGGTCGCGGTATCGGCTCCTGGCCGCGGGCGCCGGGACGTGCCGGGGCCCTGGGGGGTGGCCGCTCCGAGCCGCGGGACGCCCGCTCCTCGCAGGACCTCGCTGGCGGGACGGCAGTGCGGTGAGGGGCGCGCAGCACGCTGAGCGCCTTCCTCAAGATTCTCCTCCGCGGTGTGTGGGTCCGGCCCGGCTTGGAAAGGGGGAGGGCTGGAGAGCTTCTGCCGCCTCGGCGGCGCTGAGGCGGCGACCGGGGCACGCGCTCCTGCTTGGCGGAGCCGGGGTTCCGCCCCGCCCCGAGCGGCGCGCCCTGCGGCCGagccgggagcggggagcggcGAGCGGGGAGCGGCGTCCGGGGTCCGCAAGCCCCTTCGCGAGAGGCGCGCCGCGCCGGCGGTTGGCAGCACGCAGTCGTGAGAGCAGCCTCCTGTCAGGCGCTGCCGGCTCCGCGGGCCTGAAGAGGCCACGCTCCCCTCCCACCAGCCCCGCGTGCGGCCCGCCGAGGCTTCCCCCGACTCCCCGGTGCTGA